The segment GATCACTGGATAAGAGAGCTTAAAAAATTGGAAGTTCAAAACCGATTTGCCTCttgcccttagaatagtaggggcttaGGTCTCGCAAATGTTTCTGTGTTTAAATAGAAAATGAATCTCTTACACAGTTTGTGAATGATCATTCATTGCAATTGATCTGAAGTTAAAAGGAAGAACATGTTGTTGCTAGcaagaaaacctcaaagagtataCAGTTGAGGCTCAATATTAAGGATCACCGGATAAGAGAGCTTAAAAAATTGGAAGTTCAAAACGGATTTGCCTCTGGCCCTTAGAATGGTAGGGGCCTTACCGCCCTAAGAGGTAGATGCCATTGTTATTGTTGGGTGGGTAGGGGAGGAGGGGGAGGGGGGAAATTCACCCAGGTGTttttgtaaagttatttcaatttcaattaaagaacaagttatgaactatgtatgctataaatggatatgaggaattatgtcaatgtctgataattctgattttatctgcaggtctgaaggagagagatcatttaatattttctatgtctactccaaatgaattcaattggcatatatatcatttaggcaaccggtcaattggtgtattgaccggtcatgccttttaggcatgaccgatcaatgcacccattgatcggtgcctttgtaattataccattaacacaatgctgattatcggttcaaaacacccaatagcatattgtaatatcataatataatgactgatcaatgtaatgaatcggttcatataaacaccgatgattcaaagtgcacgatgtatgtaatccaaccggtgcagttgttaactaatgttaattccaaatgaagcggtgtattcattaaacccgataacaaatatgcccgatataattacCCCTGATAACAGATGTGAACCGGTGCCAATGGTTATGCActcgatagcaagtatgtatcggctaataacccgatgacttatagcatttaatatgctatcgggttaataccccgatagcatattaatgccaattaataattgacattaatatgctatcgggttgttagcccgatagcataatgataagtgatgtttgtacaatccgataatcatatgcaatataaatctgacatgaagcatgtaaataacagaacaaggaaggtttaggaagatcttatcttgcataagctaccatgcattaacactccctcttagctttggaagatagataaggcaacctgcatcacatttccttttcataactaagataatgtcagtcagcaaaaaatcatttatacatgagaagtaccatcaagacatatgatacaaaatagaagaacatcacctgagcatgtgacataaagtattattttaacatgtgataaaagtaagagaatcatcacctgatcatgtgagaaatcatcaaaacatgtgatctgtaagattcatcaagatatcacctaacacgtGACATTAGTATTGCctaacatgcaatacttaaggataagtctatgagaaaggttagtttctcatcatatccaagttgtgataagtgcaataacatttataaatgtttatcacaacatagtcatggcaaatccatgacttaccagagatccaatcatgatcaatggttgagatatcacctacacgtgatatcagtattgcttaacacgcaatacaaggataaccatatgagaagtgttTAACTTCTCATTATATCCAaattgtgataatgcaataacatttgtacaaatgttgtatcacaacatagtcatgacacatccatgacttaccagtgatccaacatgattactggtttgactatcataagatcgtcaccttatgatgtctatatACAAGTGTTCAGTGTctaagagatcgtcacctcttagatatgaacacaggtggcaagaagccaagagatagtccagacatgacaaagaagtttacacattaaacatcttaaatatatgtaagtatagattacaaagcagattacctttctatcatacctaaaccctttctgaagtgatcaaccttcactctagaaagtggtttggttagaatatctgcagtctgatctcctgtacacacatattctaactttatcacattcctgtcaaccatatctcgtacatagtgatatgggatctcaatatgtttggacctgtcatgaaatactggatttatagaaagttttatacagctttgattatcacactgaatgactgtaggtttcataggttctccaaataatcccatgagcaatttccttagccatactgcttctcgggcagccattgaagctgcaatatattcagtctctgtggaactctgagctactgaagattgttttctgctgatccaggatatcatggctgaccctaaattgaagcagcaccctgaagtgctctttctgtcagtcacattgccagcccaatctgaatctgtaaatccatgtagatctatgtcaaccttttcatatttaagaccaagctttagggtaccttgtagatatctcattatatgctttactgcaaccaggtgtatctccttaggttcacacatgaactgacttaaggcattaacagcatagcagatatctggccttgtatttactagatacatcagggacccaatcatctgcctgtattgagtggggtcagtaggtcttgattctgttgctgcttctttaagtttatggaagttggtttccataggagaggtcatgggtctgcagtttagcattctaaatcttgtcaatatgtccaaggtgtacttcccttggttcagtacaatattatcagaattctaccatacttccaatcctaggaagtaatgaagaagccccaagtctttcatatcaaattctgtggatagatctttcttgcattgatctattaggtgattatctcctgtaattaataagtcatcaacatataaaattaatattaacatatcacctttatttcttttgagatagagattaggatctgcatcattcttagagaaacccagctttgagagataggtgtcaattctttcataccaaactctgggagcctgtttgagcccataaagagctttcttgagtctacacacatgagactttgcatcatgaatttcaaacccttcaggttgctctaagtagacttcttccacgatctcgccatttaggaatgctgtcttaacatccatctgatgtaccttccacccctttgctgctgcaatggctaggacaactcttactgatgtgtacttggcaacaggtgcaaatgtttcttcgtaatctattccttccttctgtgagaaccctctagctacaaatctggccttgtgtttttcaatactgccatctgtagcatgcttgattttaaacaaccatttagaagacacgacagacttcttggttggcctaggaacaatctcccaaacatcattcttcataatggactgatattcttcagtcatggcatctatccatacttgatgtttgagtgcatctgaaacattgttaggttcagctttagatagatcattcataattgcaacatagttgatgaatttattaggcctcttgctttccctgaaggttcctgaaggagcagcgaacttctgagcttctactatagttttggtggcccatagtggtcttttcttgcgattatctataggtgggtcttgtgtttcacttatagtttcctcaagatactccctctgaagctcaggagtaggttcttcttctaggttaggagtaggattatgaatttcaggttctattgtattttgggcccttttgaaggctaaatcttcttcgaagattacatccctactgagttcaatatttctctgtccttgtacatagattctgtaggctttagaagtttcactgtatcctacaagtattccccttttttcagagggttctagttttagtcttttctctttaggtacatgaatatagaccggacacccaaatatcctaagatggctgatatctggttttgtcttggtaaagacttcctcaggagttttatcttcaaggtgtgaatgaggacatctattttgtatgtacacagcagtgttagttgcttctgcccaaaggttcaagtttagattttgatctagtatcatggctttggcagcttctactatggtcctatttttcctttcagctactccattttgttgtggattataaggtattgtcaactccctcttaatcccagaatttttacaaaagtctttaaatagttctgatgtgtattcccccccattgtcagttcttaaggttttaattttgttttcagagagattttctgttaatgttttaaactctttgaacctacttaggatctcttctgattctttatatttcagaaagtagatccgtgtcttcctagagtagtcatcaacaaaaattacatagtacaaaaatccccctagcgagggtacggacataggtccacatacatcagaatgaattaactccaaaactttgctagttttcctagtactattctgaaatgcatttttggtatttttacctaaggcacaccctttgcatgcctctgaatgatattgcttcaacttaggtagacctgtgacaaggtttcccacggttgacaaagctctataattcagatgacctaatctcctgtgccatacttcatttgcattagttgcttcatggatcaatgtTAGATTGGGCTctatacatagctcatacaaataaccttgtcttcgaccaatgaccttagcgtctttgatggaggatctctttggccaagccaacaccttgttttccatgaaggtcactctgtatccttgatcttctagtgctgatatggagattagatttcttttgatgcctagaacatatagtacttcttcaagttgTAGTGACAtgcctgacttcagtttgatggtgcaggttccaattcctctgactggatgtgaagaatcgtctccgatggttacttcctcatcatctttctctatcatggagtctagtatttctctaaagccggtgatgtgtctggatgaaccactgttgatcacccatgagttagatttgtttgaagtatggcttgtaagtgctgagtagaggacatagttctcggagtcattttcttttctagatttcttcacttttgcaaatgtggcttgcttccctttctccggacagtttgcaacatagtgtccgaatttgtcacacctataacattgaacatgtgataggtctttcttagaaatgttcttgccttgtttagcttttcttttcctgaattgcttctttttgtattttttattgatgtttgtatttaggacttgcaagtcttcatctatattcttctgttttattcctaccttgttcaatcgggattcttcttgtagacagtcatctcttagtctctcaaacttaggatatttagaccttgcactgatgccttggacgaatgtgctccatccattaggcaacccatctaaagcaatgagtgttagttctttgcctcggatctcgtagtccagagttgcaagttcatcttttagaaccgatatccgcatgaagtaggcgttgattgtctcccctttgttcatggtgatatgatttatttctcgttttagtgctagagtacgacttgcatttgatatctcaaatgtcttttcaagtgccttgaacattttataagccgtctcctgctttctaatgatgggcattatattatttcttaccccatccactattattttaatggccttatcatttccctcgatccatgtggatttctcggtttcatcttctggttgtgcactttcagtttggacatatgaatcaactttgttttctcttaaaatcattttgattctaaacttccaagctgaaaaatcttcgctacctccgagtctatcttcgaatctgatagcgttggccattatggaaatgtgatgtagtttgtaacttagtccttgaattttatcaaaattgaatagccttaggttcgattaccttggctctgataccatgtaaagttatttcaatttcaattaaagaacaagttatgaactatgtatgctataaatggatatgaggaattatgtcaatgtctgataattctgattttatctgcaggtctgaaggagagagatcatttaatattttctatgtctactccaaatgaattcaattggcatatatatcatttaggcaaccggtcaattggtgtattgaccggtcatgccttttaggcatgaccgatcaatgcacccattgatcggtgcctttgtaattataccattaacacaatgctgattatcggttcaaaacacccgatagcatattgtaatatcataatataatgactgatcaatgtaATGAATccgttcatataaacaccgatgattcaaagtgcacgatgtatgtaatccaaccggtgcagttgttaactaatgttaattccaaatgaagcggtgtattcattaaacccgataacaaatatgcccgatataattacCCCTGATAACAGATGTGAACCGGTGCCAatggttatgcacccgatagcaagtatgtatcggctaataacccgatgacttatagcatttaatatgctatcgggttaataccccgatagcttattaatgccaattaataattgacattaatatgctatcgggttgttagcccgatagcataatgataagtgatgtttgtacaatccgataatcatatgcaatataaatctgacatgaagcatgtaaataacagaacaaggaaggtttaggaagatcttatcttgcataagctaccatgcattaacagttTTTGGGGAATTATAGCGAGATCTTTAAAGATAATGAATAACTATAAAGATTGGATTGGTTTTATGTGTAGGAATTAAAATTGAGCTCTTAATGGTAGAGCTTTGGTGAAATTAAATGTGGAGTGACTGAATGCTCGTAATATGTATCGCTTTAGACTCTACCATAACCGAAGAAGAAAAATGTTTTTGCAACTGTATAAGTTTGGAAATCATTCCATTATAAATAGTAAATTTTAGAATCTGCTGTGATATATGAATTTTCAAGACGGTCTTATAACAATGAATACACTCTTGAGATGTAGTAATAATTGTCCTGAAGGCTGAAATATACTTATTTAGTGCCCGCTCTAATCTTAGAAACATTGTTAGTCTCTTGTTCTCTTCTGCCTTGTGCATTTcttttctaattttgaattggtCTTTATTTCCAGTATCTGCAGGGATTATATTTGACTTGGTCTTTTGTAGCAGAAATGGCAGATCGAGCTACAGCAAGTAGTGAGGAACCTATCAACGAGCAAGCAGTTGCTAATCAGTGGAGTATATTGCGATCAGAACTCAATCAACTCCATTCTAAGATTACAGAGTTGGAGATGGAATTGAGCGAGCACTCACTAGTTATTGGAGCAATTCAACCTTTGGATCCATCCAGACACTGTTACCGTATGATAGGTGGGGTCCTAGTAAAGAGGACAATTGCTGAGGTTTTGCCTGCTGTACAGAGGAATAAAGAAGGTCTGCAGGAAGTAATTTCTAGACTCACTGAGTCATTGCAGAGGAAGAAAAAAGAGATCATGGACTATGAGGCTAAATATAAGATCAAGATCAGGAAAGGAGATGATGAGACCGTAAAAGAGGGAGAGCGCAAAGAAGGTTCAACTCAAGGGGTTCTTGTTGGTCCAGCTTGAACTTGCACATGGATGGGAGAGCTGAGAGATGGTTGAGTGCACCCTATTCCCGTGGGTCTGCTACAAAACTCATTAATAGATCAATTAGTAGAAGTGTTTGCAGTTATTTTAGTTCTGAGGTTCTCTGCTACTTATTGTAGAAACCTTTTTTAAAAACATTAGTGCCTTGTCAAAATATAGTATTTCTAATGCAAAGCAGTCTGAACTCAGTTTAAAGCCATCAAGAAATCGAAATTTGATCAGTGTATAGATTAGCCTACAATATTATTTTGTTTACCTTGCAGCACGTTAATCACCTACATGTGTTTTGATTGACTTGAGACAATTTTATGTGGGAGTCTAAGATTAGAAACATTTTGATAGTTTGTCATAGATTTTATGAATGACATCACTTTGTACAAACATGTTGCTTGATCACACTTCCTCTAATTGAAGGTTGTTCAACAAGGTAGAGATCTAGACAAATTGAAAACAATTTTTCCATTTTCTGGTAGAGCATAAGGAATGGACGTTACTGTGTGCCAAATTTATTAGTGGGATTAGAAAGGGTGTGCATTATTGACTgacaatttatttttatttcagaAGTATTGCAGTTATGTAGGAGTTATCTTTTGTATCAAATGCCAAGGTGAGCTCAGTTAAATCGAGTGGTTCAATGTTGTAAGGAAGTAAAACCAACCATTATAATAATCTAGATTAATCAACCTCATAGAAGGAACAAATAGATGAACCTAGATATTTGAGTTGAGTCAAAAATACTACACGAACATGTTCATAAATTTGTGTTAAAAATTGTCAAAGAGGATGTGTACTTAACACTAGGACTTGATGTTGTATATGATGTTCTGAGTTGTCTGTGCCCAGAAATCAGAATTGCACT is part of the Cryptomeria japonica chromosome 10, Sugi_1.0, whole genome shotgun sequence genome and harbors:
- the LOC131039143 gene encoding prefoldin subunit 2; translation: MADRATASSEEPINEQAVANQWSILRSELNQLHSKITELEMELSEHSLVIGAIQPLDPSRHCYRMIGGVLVKRTIAEVLPAVQRNKEGLQEVISRLTESLQRKKKEIMDYEAKYKIKIRKGDDETVKEGERKEGSTQGVLVGPA